The Mesorhizobium sp. B1-1-8 genome contains a region encoding:
- a CDS encoding aspartate aminotransferase family protein, whose product MAATKELVHTEGDSNMTAARARWDAGQDDPRIRGLLDRDAAAFMHQSLSSPCLSTITKAEGIWIEDTAGRRFMDFHGNSVHHLGYGHPRLVAAIKRQLDELCFAPRRFACEPAVELAEKLAELAPGDLGKVLFTTGGSDAIEVALKIARAATGRFKTLSFWDAFHGAGFGAASVGGEATFRSHIAGPMMTGTEHVAPWDGYRCPYGHASLEASGLACANMIAYVLGREQDVAAVVAEPMRATPNPPPPGFWKLVREACDRHGTLLIFDEIPTGLGKTGKFFAHEHDGVTPDIVVLGKSLGGGILPIAAVIARRDLDVAGGFAIGHYTHEKNPVTTRAALTTIDIILEEGLVERAAELGLHMQARMQDLMARSPQVGDVRGRGLMVGVELVEDRATRQPARDLAERVFYSCLEQGLSFKVSQGNVLTLSPPLVISKDDLDRALDIVEGAVLAA is encoded by the coding sequence ATGGCCGCGACAAAAGAGCTTGTGCATACCGAGGGTGATTCCAACATGACGGCGGCGCGCGCCCGATGGGACGCCGGGCAGGACGATCCGCGCATCCGCGGCCTGCTCGATCGCGACGCCGCGGCGTTCATGCATCAGAGCCTGTCCAGCCCCTGTCTCTCAACGATCACCAAGGCTGAAGGCATCTGGATCGAGGACACGGCCGGCCGCCGCTTCATGGATTTCCATGGCAACAGCGTGCATCATCTCGGCTATGGTCATCCAAGGCTGGTGGCCGCGATCAAGAGGCAGCTCGATGAGTTGTGCTTTGCGCCGCGCCGCTTCGCCTGTGAGCCCGCCGTCGAGCTGGCCGAGAAGCTGGCCGAACTGGCGCCCGGCGATCTCGGCAAGGTGCTGTTCACCACCGGCGGTTCGGACGCTATCGAGGTGGCGCTGAAGATCGCGCGTGCCGCAACCGGCCGCTTCAAGACGCTGTCGTTCTGGGATGCCTTTCACGGCGCCGGCTTCGGCGCCGCCAGCGTCGGCGGCGAAGCGACCTTCCGCTCCCACATCGCCGGCCCGATGATGACCGGCACCGAGCATGTGGCGCCCTGGGATGGCTATCGCTGCCCCTATGGCCACGCCTCCCTGGAGGCGTCGGGGCTGGCTTGCGCCAACATGATTGCCTACGTGCTCGGCCGCGAGCAGGACGTGGCGGCGGTCGTCGCCGAGCCGATGCGGGCGACGCCCAATCCGCCGCCGCCCGGTTTCTGGAAGCTGGTGCGGGAAGCCTGCGACCGCCATGGCACGCTGCTGATCTTCGACGAGATCCCGACCGGGCTTGGCAAGACCGGAAAATTCTTCGCCCACGAGCATGATGGCGTGACGCCCGACATCGTCGTTCTCGGCAAGTCGCTCGGCGGCGGCATCCTGCCGATTGCCGCCGTCATTGCGCGCCGCGACCTCGACGTCGCCGGCGGCTTCGCCATCGGTCACTACACCCACGAAAAGAATCCGGTGACGACCCGCGCGGCGCTGACGACGATCGACATCATCCTGGAGGAAGGGCTGGTCGAGCGCGCGGCCGAGCTCGGCCTGCACATGCAGGCGCGCATGCAGGATCTCATGGCGCGCTCGCCTCAAGTCGGCGACGTCAGGGGCAGGGGGCTGATGGTGGGCGTCGAACTCGTCGAGGACCGCGCCACGCGCCAGCCCGCGCGGGATCTAGCTGAGCGGGTATTTTATTCGTGCCTCGAGCAAGGGCTCAGCTTCAAGGTCAGCCAGGGCAACGTGCTGACCTTGTCGCCGCCGCTGGTCATTTCGAAAGACGACCTCGACCGTGCGCTCGACATTGTCGAGGGCGCGGTGCTGGCGGCGTGA
- a CDS encoding AraC family transcriptional regulator, with protein MTRKAVLNVEPRVLAVQCYPFPGRLLAWQATAALAYCGLFRFELFAGYLTTNKASTMTPDLTSGQKAEIPARAYYGSFSDPEAMAQAIGGTKSWSGGPHPLGPAGRNFHATMARAAFDQLNIGIGRFAEAVSQSGVTANLHTFMFATEPGTVRRVSGRKLFGQQIIHLRPNERTVTSSPPGQAWASGLIAVSFDLLATHAPKLTGVDHGVPLNDDRMFQVPKEPMAWLVGLTNDMARTIRETPQIIEAPQTAKALSGAILDTLVACLTHSRVRPDRAALGRHRQIVARFERAVEEHPDEMLSLGDICAAVGVAQRTLNLACQEFLGEGAVQYARNRRLDRVRERLSASDPATTLVTSVAMQYGFWELGRFAQAYRLRFGERPSETLRRNAH; from the coding sequence GTGACCCGGAAAGCCGTGCTAAACGTTGAGCCGCGCGTGCTGGCCGTGCAGTGCTACCCGTTTCCGGGACGGTTGCTCGCGTGGCAAGCGACGGCGGCGCTTGCATATTGCGGCCTCTTCAGGTTCGAACTGTTCGCGGGCTATTTGACGACCAACAAGGCGAGCACCATGACGCCAGATCTGACATCAGGCCAGAAAGCTGAGATACCTGCCCGAGCCTATTATGGCAGCTTCTCGGACCCGGAGGCTATGGCGCAGGCGATCGGCGGTACCAAATCCTGGTCCGGCGGTCCCCATCCGCTCGGGCCGGCAGGCAGGAACTTTCATGCGACGATGGCGCGCGCCGCTTTCGACCAACTCAATATCGGCATCGGCCGCTTCGCCGAGGCGGTTTCTCAATCTGGTGTGACAGCAAATTTGCACACCTTCATGTTCGCCACCGAACCCGGCACTGTCCGCCGCGTTTCGGGCAGGAAACTCTTCGGCCAACAGATCATTCACTTGCGACCGAACGAACGGACCGTCACGAGTTCTCCGCCGGGCCAGGCCTGGGCCTCCGGCCTCATCGCGGTGTCCTTCGACCTGCTCGCCACGCACGCGCCGAAATTAACAGGCGTCGACCATGGCGTTCCGCTGAACGATGACCGGATGTTCCAGGTGCCCAAGGAGCCCATGGCATGGCTTGTAGGGCTGACGAACGACATGGCACGCACGATCAGGGAGACGCCGCAGATTATCGAGGCGCCGCAAACGGCCAAGGCGCTTTCGGGCGCCATCCTGGATACCCTTGTCGCCTGCCTCACCCATAGCCGGGTGAGGCCTGACCGCGCCGCTCTCGGCCGCCACCGCCAGATCGTCGCTCGCTTCGAGCGCGCGGTGGAAGAGCACCCCGACGAGATGCTGTCGCTGGGCGACATCTGTGCAGCGGTCGGTGTAGCACAGCGAACCCTCAACCTCGCTTGCCAGGAATTCCTTGGAGAGGGCGCGGTACAGTATGCCCGCAATCGCCGGCTCGACCGGGTGCGCGAAAGGCTGTCGGCGTCAGATCCGGCCACGACCCTGGTGACCAGTGTGGCCATGCAGTACGGCTTCTGGGAATTAGGCCGCTTCGCCCAAGCCTATCGCCTTCGTTTCGGTGAGCGTCCTTCCGAAACCTTGCGTCGAAACGCGCACTAA
- a CDS encoding HAD family hydrolase produces the protein MYFMALATDYDGTLAHDGSVTKTTLSALEKLKKSGRKLILVTGRELTDLKEVFPEIGLFDKVVAENGALVYTPASEEERTISPSPSADLVDRLKKRGVKPLSVGRSIVATWEPHQATVLDVIKKLGLELEIIFNKGAVMILPSGINKATGLAAALADLKLSPHNVVGVGDAENDHAFLRASGCSVAVDNALPAVKETADLVTKGARGKGVEELIGKLIKLDHLLVRKRSRGVLLGTARGKEVYLSFVETVLIAGSSGIGKSTLATALTERLVEKRLQFCIFDPEGDYDGLQGAVLLGDGENAPGKQQLLELIEKPETNVVVNGLALKVDERPDFFAELLPGLGNVRYRTARPHWLIIDEAHHLLPKRREASAVLAVEQPGTVLITVHPEAVSTDALRLVTAVIALGPQAKSVIRTFCRETGLQAPKSIPSPRSDRVLFWRPHDGKPFTVKAIEPGQSLRRHSRKYAEGELDEAGSFYFTGPKKAMNLRAHNLIIFAQMAEGIDDKTWEYHLHAGDYSKWFRRQIRDKDLAQETAAAEKNKSLSAEESRKLVLDAVRRRYTAPATASEK, from the coding sequence ATGTATTTCATGGCATTGGCCACCGACTATGACGGCACGCTGGCACATGACGGCAGCGTCACGAAAACTACCCTGTCGGCCTTGGAAAAGCTCAAGAAATCCGGGCGCAAGCTCATTCTGGTCACCGGCCGCGAACTGACCGATCTCAAGGAGGTATTCCCCGAGATCGGCCTGTTCGACAAGGTCGTCGCCGAAAACGGCGCGCTGGTCTACACACCGGCCAGCGAGGAAGAGCGTACGATCTCGCCCTCCCCTTCCGCCGACCTCGTCGACCGGTTGAAGAAACGCGGCGTGAAGCCGCTTTCGGTCGGGCGCTCGATCGTCGCCACCTGGGAGCCGCACCAGGCGACCGTGCTCGATGTTATCAAGAAGCTCGGGCTGGAGCTGGAGATCATTTTCAACAAGGGCGCGGTGATGATCCTGCCCTCAGGCATCAACAAGGCGACGGGGCTGGCCGCCGCGCTCGCAGATCTCAAACTGTCGCCGCACAACGTGGTTGGCGTCGGCGATGCCGAAAACGACCACGCCTTCCTCAGGGCCTCGGGCTGCAGCGTCGCCGTCGACAATGCCTTGCCGGCGGTGAAGGAGACCGCCGACCTCGTTACCAAAGGCGCGCGCGGCAAGGGCGTCGAGGAACTGATCGGCAAGCTGATCAAGCTCGACCATCTCCTGGTGCGCAAGCGCTCGCGGGGCGTCCTGCTTGGCACTGCCCGCGGCAAGGAAGTCTATTTGTCCTTTGTCGAAACCGTGCTGATCGCCGGCAGCTCGGGCATCGGCAAATCGACGCTGGCGACGGCTTTAACCGAGCGGCTGGTCGAAAAGAGATTGCAGTTCTGCATTTTCGATCCGGAAGGTGACTATGACGGCCTGCAGGGCGCGGTGCTGCTTGGCGACGGCGAAAACGCGCCGGGCAAGCAGCAATTGCTGGAATTGATCGAGAAGCCGGAGACTAACGTCGTCGTCAACGGGCTGGCGCTGAAAGTCGACGAGCGGCCCGATTTCTTCGCCGAACTGCTGCCGGGACTTGGCAATGTCCGCTACCGCACGGCCAGACCGCATTGGCTGATCATCGACGAGGCGCACCATCTGCTGCCCAAGCGGCGCGAGGCGAGCGCGGTGCTTGCTGTGGAACAGCCCGGCACGGTTCTGATCACCGTGCATCCGGAAGCGGTCTCGACCGACGCCTTGCGACTGGTGACGGCGGTGATTGCGCTCGGCCCGCAGGCGAAGAGCGTCATCAGGACATTCTGCAGGGAAACCGGATTGCAGGCGCCGAAGAGCATCCCTTCGCCAAGGAGCGACCGCGTGCTGTTCTGGCGGCCACACGATGGCAAGCCGTTCACGGTCAAGGCGATCGAGCCCGGCCAGTCGCTACGGCGGCACAGCCGCAAATATGCCGAAGGCGAGCTCGACGAGGCCGGCAGCTTCTATTTCACCGGGCCGAAGAAGGCGATGAACCTCAGGGCACACAATTTGATCATCTTCGCCCAGATGGCGGAAGGCATCGATGACAAGACCTGGGAATACCACCTGCACGCCGGTGATTATTCCAAGTGGTTCCGCCGTCAGATCAGAGACAAGGACCTTGCGCAGGAAACGGCCGCGGCGGAGAAGAACAAGTCGCTGTCGGCGGAGGAAAGCCGCAAACTGGTGCTCGACGCCGTGCGCCGCCGCTATACAGCGCCGGCGACCGCGTCGGAGAAGTAG
- a CDS encoding rhomboid family intramembrane serine protease, whose product MESDLEQKFYYSTPKLIKSCAIFVSILGLGIFSLQHKHPLPLLVLSGWICVIAGASLAAMVLRRLVTRAPAVVLSPQGVRVSYLRGLVPWSAITKLSEVSGKNFVILRLALDPTYAASVPRRWYSLRRGSKLALSIPISQIDTAGADIAQLCRTYMATQPTAPDAMEVQAGRSLPSSATQPLASYGLIVLLAVIYCAELTFAVDPNQGGSPSTQTLIVLGGMFRSLIWDGQWWRLVTATLMHASIAHLLGNSFALWRAGVLLEGLVGRLWFLAIFAICAVGGEVASLYMTPANVVGVGASGGIVGLFATAIVLSFHFQSSAKRSLMQTRAISILVPALLPLFAAPDKGLRIDYSAHIGGAIVGAVLALALMSFWRHEQARPLYSCVAGSLPAFSPW is encoded by the coding sequence TTGGAAAGCGATCTGGAGCAGAAATTCTACTATTCTACCCCAAAACTCATCAAATCCTGTGCCATATTCGTCTCGATTTTAGGTCTCGGGATATTCTCCCTTCAGCATAAACATCCGCTACCCCTACTTGTCCTCAGTGGGTGGATCTGCGTGATTGCTGGCGCCTCGCTGGCCGCCATGGTGCTGCGTCGATTGGTGACGCGAGCGCCTGCGGTGGTGCTTTCGCCGCAAGGTGTGAGAGTATCCTACTTACGCGGTCTCGTACCTTGGAGCGCGATAACAAAGCTTTCCGAGGTGTCCGGCAAAAACTTCGTCATTCTGAGGCTGGCCCTCGATCCTACCTATGCCGCGAGCGTGCCACGGCGATGGTATTCGCTGCGGCGGGGCAGCAAGCTGGCACTGAGTATCCCGATCAGCCAAATCGACACCGCGGGCGCGGATATCGCTCAGCTTTGCCGTACCTATATGGCGACGCAGCCGACAGCGCCCGACGCGATGGAAGTACAAGCTGGCCGCAGCTTGCCTTCGTCCGCCACACAGCCACTTGCCTCCTACGGGCTTATCGTCCTGCTGGCGGTCATCTATTGCGCTGAACTGACTTTCGCCGTCGATCCTAATCAGGGCGGATCGCCCTCGACGCAAACCTTGATTGTACTCGGCGGCATGTTTCGATCCTTGATCTGGGACGGCCAGTGGTGGCGGCTGGTCACGGCTACGTTGATGCACGCCAGCATCGCGCATCTCCTCGGCAACAGCTTTGCGCTTTGGCGCGCAGGGGTTCTACTGGAGGGGTTGGTGGGCCGCCTATGGTTCCTGGCGATTTTTGCAATATGCGCGGTGGGCGGTGAGGTGGCTTCGCTGTATATGACCCCGGCCAATGTTGTGGGGGTTGGCGCGTCAGGCGGCATTGTCGGCCTTTTTGCCACGGCAATCGTCCTTAGCTTTCATTTCCAATCCAGCGCCAAGCGCAGCCTGATGCAAACGCGCGCGATTTCGATTCTGGTTCCGGCGCTGCTGCCGCTTTTTGCGGCCCCTGATAAAGGGCTGAGGATCGACTACTCCGCCCATATTGGCGGCGCGATTGTGGGTGCCGTGCTTGCCCTGGCGCTAATGTCATTTTGGCGCCACGAGCAGGCTCGTCCACTCTATTCCTGCGTTGCGGGGTCGTTGCCGGCGTTTTCGCCTTGGTAG
- a CDS encoding peroxiredoxin, which translates to MALRINDIAPDFTADSTDGPIAFHEWIGDGWAVLFSHPKDFTPICTTELGTMAGLKAEFDERNAKIIGISVDPVENHNKWKGDIRQATGHAVNYPMIGDRELKVAKLYDMLPASAGETSEGRTPADNQTVRSVFVIGPDKKIKLILTYPMTTGRNFREILRAIDSIQLTAKFPVATPADWEPGDDVVIAGSVSDEDAVKRFGAFEAILPYLRKTKQPAA; encoded by the coding sequence ATGGCCCTCCGCATCAACGACATCGCACCGGATTTTACCGCGGACAGCACAGATGGCCCGATCGCTTTCCACGAGTGGATCGGCGACGGCTGGGCGGTTCTTTTCTCGCATCCCAAGGATTTCACCCCGATCTGCACGACCGAGCTCGGCACGATGGCCGGCCTCAAGGCCGAGTTTGACGAGCGCAACGCCAAGATCATCGGCATCTCGGTCGATCCGGTGGAGAACCACAACAAGTGGAAGGGCGACATCCGCCAGGCGACCGGCCACGCGGTCAACTATCCGATGATCGGCGACCGGGAGCTCAAGGTCGCCAAGCTCTACGACATGCTGCCTGCCTCTGCCGGCGAGACATCGGAAGGGCGCACGCCCGCCGACAATCAGACCGTGCGTTCGGTGTTCGTCATCGGCCCCGACAAGAAGATCAAGCTGATACTCACCTATCCGATGACGACCGGCCGCAACTTCCGGGAAATCCTGCGCGCCATCGATTCCATCCAGCTCACCGCCAAATTTCCGGTTGCGACTCCCGCCGACTGGGAGCCGGGCGACGACGTGGTGATCGCCGGCTCGGTCTCGGACGAGGACGCCGTCAAACGCTTTGGCGCCTTCGAGGCCATTCTTCCCTATCTGCGCAAGACCAAGCAGCCGGCGGCCTGA
- a CDS encoding sulfite exporter TauE/SafE family protein, whose translation MDWLQLGLLCGAGFLAWTLNTLSAGGGGLLLIPAVTFLTGSAAVAPVITLTELMGNPVRILAFRRDVDWSIARWYLPGAIAGAAAGAWLFASARAEWLQILIGLYLIGAVWEFRGGARKRSYRARLWWFLPAGLFVSLLSALMGTVGPVLNSLYLNYGSSKETLVATKAVTSFATDVVKIAVFTGLGVFSGHALAFGLATGLGAALSTVAAKPWLERMSGRQFRTAVVALMAVSGALMIWKQHEVIVALYHEFARGLLASPVGPAQD comes from the coding sequence ATGGATTGGCTACAACTGGGACTGCTCTGCGGCGCAGGCTTTCTGGCCTGGACTCTTAACACGCTGTCGGCGGGCGGCGGTGGTCTGCTGCTGATCCCGGCGGTCACGTTCCTTACCGGCAGTGCCGCCGTCGCTCCGGTGATCACGCTTACCGAACTCATGGGAAATCCGGTGCGGATCCTGGCGTTTCGTCGCGACGTCGACTGGAGCATCGCGCGCTGGTACTTGCCCGGAGCTATCGCCGGCGCGGCAGCGGGCGCCTGGCTGTTCGCCAGCGCGCGCGCCGAGTGGCTGCAAATCCTCATTGGGCTCTATCTGATAGGTGCGGTTTGGGAGTTTCGGGGCGGCGCGCGCAAGCGCAGCTATCGAGCGCGGCTCTGGTGGTTCCTGCCCGCCGGGCTGTTCGTATCCCTGCTGTCGGCGCTGATGGGCACGGTCGGCCCCGTACTGAACTCGCTTTACCTGAACTATGGCTCCAGCAAGGAGACGTTGGTGGCGACGAAGGCGGTGACCTCCTTCGCGACCGACGTGGTCAAGATCGCGGTGTTCACGGGCCTTGGGGTGTTCAGCGGTCACGCCCTTGCCTTCGGTCTGGCGACCGGTCTTGGCGCGGCGCTCTCTACGGTTGCGGCGAAGCCGTGGCTCGAGCGGATGAGCGGCCGCCAGTTCCGCACGGCCGTTGTAGCACTGATGGCCGTGAGCGGCGCGCTGATGATCTGGAAACAGCACGAGGTCATCGTCGCGCTTTATCATGAGTTTGCTCGCGGTCTCCTGGCCAGCCCGGTCGGACCAGCGCAGGACTAA
- a CDS encoding VOC family protein, translating to MKLGGKLDYLELPATGGTLDSVKAFYSAAFSWSFTDYGPTYSAFAEGLDGGFQADAGEAPARPLPVLYSENLEETLDAVENAGGAIVKPIFSFPGGRRFHFTDPAGNELAVWGA from the coding sequence ATGAAACTCGGCGGAAAGCTGGACTATCTGGAATTGCCGGCGACCGGCGGCACGCTGGACAGCGTGAAGGCCTTCTACAGCGCGGCGTTTTCCTGGTCGTTCACCGATTACGGACCGACCTATTCGGCCTTTGCCGAAGGGCTCGACGGCGGCTTCCAGGCCGACGCAGGCGAAGCGCCGGCCAGACCGCTGCCGGTGCTTTATTCCGAAAACCTCGAGGAAACGCTGGACGCGGTGGAAAATGCCGGCGGCGCCATCGTCAAGCCGATCTTTTCGTTCCCCGGCGGCAGGCGGTTCCATTTCACCGATCCGGCCGGCAACGAGCTGGCGGTCTGGGGTGCGTGA
- a CDS encoding autotransporter domain-containing protein, producing the protein MHRHARLVRSSAPIAALALALGIAAPMAQAQQITQGGGNTTGGIAGGGGGRGSGAGGSAATTPGGSAEAGTAGSDNSGTGGAGGAPGTPNDLTAGGGGGGGGASDSPTAPGNGANGGAGGSGTLSAVTGPVSFDSAIAGSSGSAGSGGTGANAGSGGGGGGGGGLVLTGTGVQATVSNNVTGGAGGNSGGGTGGDGGIGGGGGAGLVLLNGGTVTVAGGAASTIAGGGGGGGGAGGAGVFLYQGGALDLQAGTVMGGDGGTRGGGIAGSAGAGVLSNLGTIGNQGTIAGGAGGRGFGGASGGDGGAGVVAWGGSIVNAATGVITGGKGGDNRTSLFGSTAGDGGAGVQFQNGQAGSLFNAGMIQGGARGESPEVPALGHAGVGVVGAASGGISIVNAGTITGGTGITNLGPAVMANAISLFGSNNRLELRLGSTITGNVVASGGANNALALGGASDATFNVSQIGATQQYRGFDIFEKTGSSAWTLTGAGNQDWSVVDGVLKGDTNSLAGNVTFASGAGSRGVVFDQAVDGVSAGTISGDGALSKAGTGMVTLTGTNTYTGGTTITGGVLQLGNGGTTGSIIGDVANNGTLSFNRSDAYTFAGQISGNGQIRQAGGGTTTLSGNSAGFTGATEVGAGNLSVNGTLGGAISVMSGGTLGGNGVVGSTTVNGGTLSPGNSIGLLTVNGSLTLTAASSYLVEVSPANADRVNVTGKATLGGATVNASFAPGSYVAKQYTILHADDGVNGTFAGPANSDLPSNFTSTLSYDGNNAFLNLALAFHLPTGLNDNQQNVADALINFFDRTGGIPLAFGSLTPAGLTQASGEAATGSQQTTFDAMNLFIGVLTDPFVAGRGDPGASSGGAAGYAADDNDALAYAGGRERSSAEREAYAAVHPKSQVYEPRWSVWAAGFGGSQTTDGNGALGSNTATSRIAGAATGADYWFSPYTVAGFALAGGGTNFSVANGGTGRSDLFQAGAFVHHNIGPAYITGALAYGWQDITTDRSIGADHLQARFNANAYSGRVEGGYRVVAPWTGGIGLAPYAAGQVTTFDLPAYAEQAIAGGNTFALGYASKSVTATRSELGLRADKSFALNDATLTLRGRAAWAHNFDPDRSISATFQALPGASFVVNGAAQARDAALTTASAEVKFANGLAFAATFEGEFSGVTASYAGKGTLRYAW; encoded by the coding sequence TTGCATCGGCATGCCCGGCTGGTACGCAGTTCGGCCCCGATCGCGGCGCTGGCGCTCGCGTTGGGCATTGCAGCGCCGATGGCGCAGGCGCAGCAGATCACCCAAGGCGGCGGTAATACCACGGGCGGCATCGCCGGCGGCGGCGGTGGCCGTGGTAGCGGTGCAGGCGGTTCCGCAGCAACCACCCCAGGCGGATCGGCTGAGGCCGGTACTGCCGGCAGCGACAATAGCGGCACGGGCGGCGCCGGCGGTGCGCCGGGAACACCGAACGATCTTACCGCCGGCGGCGGTGGAGGGGGCGGCGGCGCCTCCGATTCGCCCACTGCGCCCGGTAATGGCGCCAATGGCGGCGCGGGCGGCAGCGGCACGCTTTCCGCCGTCACCGGCCCGGTTTCCTTCGATAGCGCCATTGCCGGATCCTCGGGCAGTGCCGGGAGCGGCGGGACCGGCGCCAATGCCGGTAGCGGCGGTGGCGGCGGCGGTGGTGGTGGCCTGGTGCTGACGGGGACGGGTGTCCAAGCCACTGTGAGCAATAATGTGACTGGCGGCGCCGGCGGCAACAGCGGCGGCGGCACCGGCGGCGATGGGGGCATCGGCGGCGGCGGCGGCGCTGGGCTGGTGCTGCTCAATGGCGGCACGGTGACGGTCGCCGGCGGTGCGGCCAGCACCATTGCCGGTGGCGGTGGCGGCGGCGGCGGCGCAGGCGGCGCTGGCGTGTTTCTTTACCAGGGTGGCGCGCTGGACCTTCAAGCCGGCACCGTCATGGGTGGGGACGGCGGCACCCGCGGCGGCGGCATCGCTGGTAGCGCCGGCGCCGGCGTGCTCAGCAATCTCGGCACCATCGGCAATCAGGGCACGATCGCCGGCGGGGCGGGAGGCCGCGGATTCGGGGGCGCCTCCGGCGGCGATGGCGGCGCGGGCGTGGTCGCCTGGGGTGGCAGCATTGTGAACGCCGCGACCGGCGTCATCACCGGCGGCAAGGGTGGGGATAATAGAACCAGTCTCTTCGGTAGTACTGCGGGTGACGGCGGCGCGGGCGTCCAGTTCCAGAATGGCCAGGCGGGCAGCCTGTTCAACGCGGGGATGATCCAGGGCGGGGCCCGCGGCGAGAGTCCCGAGGTGCCTGCGCTTGGCCACGCCGGCGTGGGCGTCGTCGGCGCGGCGAGCGGCGGCATCTCCATCGTCAATGCCGGGACGATCACTGGCGGAACGGGCATCACAAACCTCGGCCCCGCGGTGATGGCCAACGCCATCTCGCTGTTCGGCAGCAACAATCGCCTGGAATTGCGCTTGGGCTCGACTATCACCGGCAATGTCGTGGCGTCGGGCGGCGCCAACAACGCGCTGGCGCTCGGCGGCGCGAGCGATGCCACGTTCAACGTGTCGCAGATCGGCGCCACGCAGCAATATCGCGGCTTCGACATTTTCGAGAAGACGGGCTCAAGCGCGTGGACGCTGACCGGGGCCGGAAATCAGGACTGGTCGGTCGTGGACGGGGTGCTGAAGGGCGATACCAACAGCCTTGCCGGAAATGTGACCTTCGCCAGCGGCGCGGGCAGCCGCGGCGTCGTCTTCGATCAGGCCGTTGACGGGGTCTCTGCCGGCACGATTTCCGGCGATGGCGCGCTGAGCAAAGCCGGCACGGGCATGGTGACGCTGACGGGGACCAACACCTATACCGGCGGCACGACGATCACGGGAGGCGTGCTGCAACTCGGCAACGGCGGCACGACAGGCTCGATCATCGGCGACGTCGCCAACAACGGCACGCTCTCCTTCAACCGCTCCGACGCCTACACCTTCGCCGGCCAGATTTCCGGCAACGGCCAGATACGGCAGGCGGGCGGCGGCACGACGACGTTGAGCGGGAACAGCGCCGGCTTCACCGGCGCGACCGAGGTGGGCGCCGGCAACCTAAGCGTCAATGGCACGCTCGGCGGCGCCATCTCCGTCATGTCGGGCGGCACGCTCGGCGGCAACGGCGTCGTCGGCTCCACCACCGTCAATGGCGGCACGCTGTCGCCGGGCAATTCCATCGGCCTGTTGACCGTCAACGGCAGCCTCACGTTGACGGCGGCATCGAGCTATCTGGTGGAGGTCTCGCCGGCCAATGCCGACCGCGTCAACGTCACGGGCAAAGCCACGCTCGGCGGCGCCACGGTGAATGCGAGCTTCGCGCCCGGCAGCTACGTGGCGAAGCAGTACACCATTCTCCATGCGGACGACGGTGTGAACGGCACGTTTGCAGGTCCGGCCAACAGCGACCTGCCGTCCAACTTCACCTCGACGCTTAGCTACGACGGCAACAATGCCTTTCTCAACCTCGCCTTGGCTTTCCATCTGCCGACGGGTCTCAACGACAACCAGCAGAACGTCGCCGATGCGTTGATCAACTTCTTCGACCGCACCGGCGGTATTCCGCTGGCGTTCGGATCGCTGACGCCGGCCGGGCTGACGCAGGCATCCGGCGAAGCCGCGACGGGATCGCAACAGACCACGTTTGACGCCATGAACCTGTTTATAGGCGTGCTGACCGATCCGTTCGTGGCCGGGCGCGGCGATCCCGGCGCGTCGTCAGGTGGTGCTGCGGGCTATGCGGCCGACGACAATGATGCGCTCGCCTATGCCGGCGGCCGCGAACGTTCGAGCGCGGAGCGCGAGGCCTATGCGGCCGTCCATCCCAAATCGCAGGTCTATGAGCCGCGCTGGAGCGTGTGGGCCGCGGGCTTCGGCGGCTCGCAAACCACCGACGGCAATGGTGCGCTCGGCTCCAACACCGCCACCAGCCGGATCGCAGGTGCTGCGACCGGCGCCGACTACTGGTTCTCGCCATACACAGTGGCCGGCTTTGCGCTCGCCGGCGGCGGCACCAACTTCTCGGTGGCGAATGGCGGCACCGGCCGCTCCGACCTGTTCCAGGCCGGCGCCTTTGTGCACCACAATATTGGCCCGGCCTATATCACCGGTGCGCTGGCTTATGGCTGGCAGGATATCACCACCGACCGCAGCATTGGCGCCGACCATTTGCAGGCGCGCTTCAACGCCAATGCCTACTCCGGACGCGTCGAAGGCGGCTATCGCGTCGTCGCGCCGTGGACCGGCGGCATCGGCCTCGCGCCTTATGCCGCGGGTCAGGTCACCACCTTCGATCTACCGGCCTATGCCGAGCAGGCGATCGCCGGCGGCAACACCTTCGCGCTAGGCTATGCGTCGAAGAGCGTCACCGCCACCCGCAGCGAACTCGGCCTGCGCGCCGACAAGTCGTTCGCGCTCAATGATGCGACCCTCACCCTGCGCGGACGCGCGGCGTGGGCGCACAATTTCGATCCAGACCGCAGCATCTCGGCCACCTTCCAGGCGCTGCCCGGAGCAAGCTTCGTGGTCAATGGCGCGGCGCAGGCGCGCGACGCCGCGCTGACCACGGCGTCGGCCGAAGTGAAGTTCGCCAATGGTCTCGCATTCGCCGCCACCTTCGAAGGCGAATTCTCCGGTGTCACCGCCAGCTACGCCGGCAAGGGCACCTTGCGCTACGCGTGGTGA